Proteins encoded together in one Methanobacterium bryantii window:
- a CDS encoding bactofilin family protein: MENKVEDLKIYGSGSSSGGKYNKIRIMGEGKINGDIECKDFKINGEGTVDGNLNAANNVSIMGEGMLDGNIDCTDFKVNGEGGVDGNLKAEGKVTIRGEADVKGNLKVQKVKVQGELEVNGELVADEAKITGNIRTGGDCNAEIFTVEGGLTIDGLLNADIVKINLYWPCKVHEIGGSEITVKKSGKLSFLGLKLIVMPGEQNELTADIIEGDSVYLENTTAKIVRGTDVTIGSGCKIEQVEYKNSFKQDEKSEIIDTKKI; this comes from the coding sequence ATGGAAAACAAAGTTGAAGATTTAAAAATTTATGGATCTGGAAGTTCATCCGGCGGGAAGTACAATAAAATTCGCATAATGGGAGAAGGAAAAATAAATGGTGATATTGAATGTAAGGATTTTAAAATTAATGGAGAAGGTACAGTAGACGGCAATCTAAATGCAGCAAATAATGTCAGCATAATGGGGGAAGGAATGTTAGATGGAAATATTGACTGCACTGATTTTAAAGTTAATGGGGAAGGTGGAGTTGATGGAAACCTAAAAGCTGAAGGTAAGGTAACCATAAGGGGCGAGGCAGATGTTAAAGGTAATCTAAAAGTTCAAAAAGTTAAAGTTCAGGGGGAACTTGAAGTTAACGGTGAATTAGTTGCAGATGAGGCTAAAATTACAGGGAATATCAGAACTGGTGGAGATTGCAACGCCGAAATTTTCACTGTAGAAGGAGGTCTTACAATTGATGGGCTGTTAAATGCAGATATAGTAAAAATAAACTTATACTGGCCGTGTAAAGTACATGAAATTGGTGGATCAGAAATCACAGTTAAAAAAAGCGGAAAATTAAGCTTTTTAGGCCTTAAACTTATTGTCATGCCCGGCGAACAAAATGAACTTACTGCAGATATTATTGAAGGAGACAGTGTTTACCTTGAAAACACAACTGCAAAAATAGTGAGGGGAACTGATGTAACCATTGGGTCTGGCTGTAAAATTGAGCAAGTGGAATATAAAAACAGTTTTAAACAGGATGAGAAATCTGAGATCATTGATACTAAGAAAATATAA
- a CDS encoding ABC transporter permease: MSRITTDIKYSFKETFRDRMNIFWMFVFPIVLFLLFGYIFGGQSGSITLYYQDNDGSQMSNSFIQALNSTGALELKDGSGMNLEQMLKDGKVSAYLEIPKGFGHDILTTGSGGLPSADLPIYYDKSKSTSMAAVSVVQQVANGFNMKMAGAKNIINVNPTEAASSGMNYFDFLLPGILAITIMSAATNMAVGTIARLRSSGVFRKLSTTPLSSKEWIAARITTWTVLVILSLAVAVFLAWLVFNIHPNINLISLLLIVLGTALFAGFGIVVANFVKNEESAMNAVGVITFPLMFVSGTLIPVENMPWFLQYLAKISPLTYLSEGLRSSMITGNTGDACINLLIVAVLGIILFGLGVATFSWKED, translated from the coding sequence ATGTCACGAATTACTACTGATATTAAATACAGTTTTAAAGAGACCTTCAGGGACAGAATGAACATTTTCTGGATGTTTGTATTTCCTATAGTTTTATTCCTCTTATTTGGATACATATTTGGTGGTCAATCTGGCTCTATCACATTATATTATCAGGATAACGATGGTTCACAGATGTCGAATTCTTTTATTCAGGCATTGAACTCTACAGGGGCGTTGGAACTCAAAGATGGTTCAGGTATGAATCTGGAGCAGATGCTTAAAGATGGGAAAGTCTCCGCATATCTTGAAATACCGAAAGGATTTGGGCATGACATTTTAACGACAGGATCTGGTGGTCTTCCTAGTGCTGATTTACCAATATACTACGACAAGTCAAAATCTACATCCATGGCGGCTGTTTCTGTGGTTCAACAGGTTGCAAATGGTTTCAACATGAAAATGGCTGGTGCCAAAAATATTATTAATGTAAACCCAACTGAAGCTGCTTCATCTGGAATGAACTACTTTGACTTCCTGCTTCCAGGAATACTTGCTATTACTATAATGTCTGCAGCAACAAACATGGCAGTGGGAACCATTGCAAGATTACGTAGTAGTGGTGTGTTTAGAAAACTTTCAACCACCCCCCTTTCAAGTAAGGAATGGATTGCTGCAAGAATTACCACATGGACTGTGCTGGTGATTCTTTCTCTGGCAGTGGCTGTATTCCTGGCATGGCTTGTATTTAACATACATCCAAATATCAACCTGATAAGTTTACTGTTGATAGTCCTTGGAACTGCACTTTTTGCAGGGTTTGGAATAGTGGTTGCAAACTTCGTTAAAAATGAAGAATCTGCCATGAACGCTGTGGGAGTTATAACATTTCCATTGATGTTCGTTTCAGGGACTTTAATACCTGTTGAGAATATGCCGTGGTTCCTGCAGTATCTGGCAAAAATATCTCCTTTAACTTACCTGAGTGAAGGTTTGAGAAGTTCTATGATCACAGGAAATACTGGAGATGCATGTATTAACCTGTTAATTGTTGCAGTACTTGGAATCATACTGTTTGGATTAGGGGTAGCTACATTTAGCTGGAAAGAGGATTAG
- a CDS encoding ABC transporter ATP-binding protein: MTNNVIEVKSLVKKYGDFTAVDNISFSIKKGEIFAFLGPNGAGKTTTVEIMECLKSSTAGSVNILGFDIKKDEMKVKQKIGVLPQDFNAFEWLTVYENIDYFAQMYPKHVDVDALVKMLSLEHKRDVLFKDLSGGLKQRVGIAISLVNDPEIVFLDEPSTGLDPKARRDVWDAVKELKKQGKTVFLTTHYMDEAHYLAGRVCVLHNGHIIAEGTPEDLINRYGGGNMLIIRECDEHTRGELIKAIPDCKVEGNDILVELEEGNGMKSMSDAISIINASGLTCEELYVKKATLEDVFLNLTGDKLVEGGK, encoded by the coding sequence ATGACAAATAACGTAATTGAGGTGAAATCTCTGGTAAAAAAATACGGGGATTTCACTGCAGTAGATAATATATCATTTAGTATCAAAAAAGGCGAAATATTCGCTTTCCTTGGTCCTAATGGTGCAGGTAAAACAACAACAGTTGAGATAATGGAATGTCTTAAAAGTTCAACTGCAGGTTCTGTAAATATTCTTGGATTTGACATTAAAAAAGACGAAATGAAAGTTAAACAAAAAATTGGCGTGCTTCCGCAGGATTTTAATGCATTTGAATGGTTGACAGTATATGAAAATATCGATTATTTTGCTCAAATGTATCCAAAACATGTAGACGTGGATGCCCTCGTCAAAATGTTGAGTTTAGAGCATAAAAGAGATGTTTTATTTAAGGACCTTTCTGGAGGTTTAAAACAACGTGTGGGAATTGCTATATCGCTTGTAAATGATCCTGAAATAGTTTTTCTTGATGAACCAAGCACTGGTCTTGACCCAAAAGCAAGAAGAGACGTATGGGATGCAGTTAAAGAATTAAAAAAACAGGGTAAGACCGTATTTCTTACAACTCATTACATGGATGAAGCCCACTATCTTGCAGGTAGGGTGTGTGTCTTACATAACGGCCATATCATTGCTGAAGGAACCCCTGAAGACTTAATAAATCGTTATGGTGGGGGTAATATGCTTATTATCAGAGAATGTGACGAACATACAAGAGGTGAACTTATTAAAGCTATCCCTGATTGTAAAGTTGAAGGCAATGACATTCTGGTAGAATTAGAAGAAGGAAATGGTATGAAGAGCATGTCTGATGCAATATCTATTATTAATGCAAGTGGTTTAACATGCGAAGAGCTTTACGTTAAAAAAGCAACCCTTGAAGATGTATTTTTAAATTTAACTGGTGATAAGCTTGTTGAAGGGGGAAAATAA
- a CDS encoding polymer-forming cytoskeletal protein yields MEESISNLKINGHGSSTGGKYNSVTINGNGSISGDLECVYLRVNGQANVKGSVKAETAKINGNSSIKGDLRAEKVKVNGMVNIEGNLSVEEAETYGNANIGGDCNAEMFRVDGMFAVEGLLNAGELKLNLHGPSRAREIGGEKITVKKMGRFGLRGLKNFIWPHGHDKGLNADVIEGDDVYLENTHAKVVRGNNIELGPDCEIELVEYNESFKQDENAVVGTHRRI; encoded by the coding sequence ATGGAAGAGAGCATATCTAACTTGAAAATCAACGGTCATGGAAGTTCAACTGGGGGCAAATACAACTCTGTAACTATAAATGGAAATGGAAGTATAAGCGGTGATCTGGAATGTGTTTATTTGAGAGTTAATGGACAGGCTAATGTTAAAGGCAGCGTGAAAGCAGAAACTGCCAAAATTAATGGTAATAGTTCAATAAAAGGGGATTTGAGGGCTGAAAAAGTTAAAGTTAATGGTATGGTAAATATTGAAGGGAATTTATCTGTAGAAGAGGCTGAAACCTATGGAAATGCCAATATTGGAGGGGACTGCAACGCTGAAATGTTTCGTGTAGACGGCATGTTTGCAGTTGAAGGCCTCTTAAATGCAGGTGAATTAAAACTCAATTTACACGGGCCATCCAGGGCACGCGAAATTGGCGGTGAGAAAATCACGGTTAAAAAAATGGGCCGGTTTGGATTAAGAGGTCTAAAAAACTTTATCTGGCCACATGGGCACGATAAAGGTCTTAATGCAGATGTTATTGAGGGAGATGATGTTTACCTAGAGAATACCCATGCCAAAGTCGTGAGGGGAAATAACATAGAATTAGGGCCTGACTGTGAAATTGAACTTGTAGAGTATAATGAAAGTTTCAAACAGGATGAAAATGCTGTGGTTGGCACTCACAGGAGGATATGA
- a CDS encoding YhbD family protein, protein MEDDLISKKELLELTGISYGQLYRWKRKNLIPEEWFIKKSTFTGQETFFPKDRILDRVEKIKNMKGDVSLDDLADMLSPNLREIVLESEKLVERNIVSKTTLNFYTQRKGEVEKFAFGEMLYIYILDKMFESGKINFDEGEIILNLLEEKYPEFKGKGGELLFLRKLGISTCCLVSNVCDIHFESSMNLIERMNLSDLIEELKIKIA, encoded by the coding sequence ATGGAAGACGATTTAATATCCAAAAAAGAGCTTTTGGAGTTAACTGGAATTTCCTACGGCCAGCTTTACCGCTGGAAAAGGAAAAACCTCATACCTGAAGAATGGTTCATTAAGAAATCCACATTCACAGGCCAGGAGACCTTTTTTCCAAAAGACAGGATACTGGATAGGGTTGAAAAGATAAAAAACATGAAAGGAGACGTATCGCTGGATGATCTTGCCGACATGCTTTCCCCAAATTTAAGGGAAATAGTGCTTGAAAGCGAAAAATTGGTGGAACGGAACATTGTTTCAAAGACCACCCTTAATTTTTACACCCAAAGGAAAGGTGAGGTAGAAAAATTTGCATTTGGAGAGATGCTTTACATTTATATTTTAGATAAAATGTTTGAATCTGGAAAAATCAATTTTGATGAGGGAGAAATAATATTAAATCTGTTAGAAGAGAAATATCCTGAATTTAAGGGAAAAGGCGGTGAACTGCTTTTCCTGCGTAAACTTGGAATTTCAACCTGCTGCCTGGTCTCAAATGTTTGTGATATTCATTTTGAAAGCAGCATGAACCTCATTGAAAGGATGAATTTATCTGATTTAATTGAGGAATTAAAAATTAAAATAGCTTAA
- a CDS encoding TfuA-related McrA-glycine thioamidation protein has product MNLNKKNIIIFLGPSLSADEASKILDADYRPPIQRGDVTAALQDNPDIIGIIDGVFHQQPAVSHREILNALKKDVTIVGGASMGALRASELDGFGMVGIGYVYNQYKNGFIESDDDVAIVINPLNLEQLSDSLVSMEYNFKRMVEKVIISKEEFNRLFKTAKSIFYPKRTYDLVFKNADIDDSKVKEIKKFLDEEGIDIKRQDAVDVIKYIKNITE; this is encoded by the coding sequence TTGAATTTAAACAAAAAGAATATCATAATCTTTCTCGGACCATCACTGAGTGCTGATGAAGCTTCCAAAATATTAGATGCCGATTATCGTCCCCCAATACAGAGAGGAGATGTGACAGCTGCCTTGCAGGATAATCCAGACATAATTGGAATTATAGATGGTGTTTTTCACCAGCAGCCTGCAGTTTCCCACCGCGAAATATTAAATGCGCTTAAAAAAGACGTTACCATCGTGGGCGGGGCAAGTATGGGCGCACTCAGGGCATCAGAACTTGATGGCTTTGGAATGGTTGGAATAGGTTACGTTTATAACCAGTACAAAAACGGCTTTATCGAATCAGATGATGACGTGGCAATTGTTATTAACCCCCTAAATTTAGAACAGCTCTCAGATTCACTTGTCAGCATGGAATATAACTTCAAAAGGATGGTTGAGAAAGTAATAATATCTAAAGAAGAATTTAACAGATTATTTAAAACTGCAAAATCTATCTTCTATCCAAAAAGAACCTATGATCTGGTTTTTAAAAATGCAGATATTGATGATAGTAAAGTTAAAGAAATTAAAAAGTTTTTAGATGAAGAAGGAATTGATATCAAACGACAGGATGCAGTTGATGTTATAAAATACATTAAAAACATAACAGAATGA
- the larE gene encoding ATP-dependent sacrificial sulfur transferase LarE has protein sequence MDLEQKIEKIKECLKDKEVIIAFSGGADSTLIAKIAKDVCKEAAAVTVDNGVLPPDCISNATEIAKEIGIPHEVVRYNLMENETFKSNLPSRCFICKNEMYNKLQDIANEKGIYTLIDGTNISDLLEDRPGIMVNYEKNIVSPLVYAGFTDEDVRKTLKKLNVHYSTSTTCFATRISRYSEISPKKINRISYGESFIKNMVRDGPVRVRDDNNIARIEVGNVEKLLNMGILNHINSELKSVGFKRVALDISGYGEPEKELVVYKPCKDEENKIMFETELPYELDIKNTCSELKKLGSTKCSEQMGIAMLEIEGRNVTVFKTGKIVARRVTDKEDAEKVLIDVLPCIRRKLE, from the coding sequence ATGGACCTTGAACAGAAAATAGAAAAGATAAAAGAATGTCTTAAAGATAAAGAAGTTATAATTGCTTTTTCAGGCGGTGCAGACAGCACACTTATTGCAAAAATAGCAAAAGACGTGTGTAAAGAAGCTGCAGCCGTAACAGTAGATAATGGAGTTCTTCCTCCAGACTGTATCAGCAACGCAACTGAAATTGCAAAGGAAATTGGGATTCCCCACGAAGTGGTGAGATACAATCTCATGGAAAATGAAACTTTCAAATCTAATTTACCAAGCAGATGTTTTATCTGTAAAAATGAAATGTACAACAAGTTACAAGATATAGCAAACGAGAAAGGGATTTACACCCTAATCGATGGGACAAATATCAGTGATTTGCTTGAAGACCGCCCAGGAATAATGGTTAACTATGAAAAAAATATAGTCAGCCCCCTTGTATACGCCGGTTTTACAGACGAAGATGTAAGGAAAACTCTTAAAAAGCTGAATGTACATTATTCAACATCTACAACATGTTTTGCAACCAGGATTTCCAGATACAGCGAGATAAGCCCCAAAAAAATAAACAGGATAAGCTACGGCGAATCATTTATCAAAAATATGGTAAGAGACGGTCCTGTAAGGGTAAGAGACGACAACAATATTGCCAGGATCGAAGTTGGAAATGTCGAAAAACTATTAAACATGGGAATTTTAAATCATATAAACTCAGAATTAAAATCAGTTGGCTTTAAACGTGTTGCACTGGATATTAGCGGTTATGGGGAGCCAGAGAAAGAATTAGTTGTTTATAAACCGTGTAAAGATGAAGAAAATAAAATAATGTTTGAAACAGAACTGCCCTATGAATTAGATATTAAAAATACATGTTCAGAGCTTAAGAAACTAGGATCTACTAAATGTTCAGAGCAAATGGGAATAGCAATGCTTGAAATAGAAGGTAGAAATGTAACAGTATTTAAAACAGGCAAAATCGTTGCCAGACGTGTTACAGATAAAGAAGATGCAGAAAAGGTTTTAATTGATGTTCTGCCATGTATTAGAAGAAAATTGGAGTAA
- a CDS encoding CBS domain-containing protein, producing the protein MLVKEVMSEDIHYIQVPGNRLNALELMREKNVSGLPVVKSGTKTLVGLVTRSDLVNNPDEEQIALIMTRNLVTTTPDDDIKDAAIKMIENNIRRVPVVHDGELVGLVTAFDLIQKALSKLDIGEPVKEYMLKNIPTTWERTPLNVAFEMMRYSGFKVLIALNKDGKLSGILTETDFINESEVVSERTVHNTSVGTEGDKWSWDSTNVLYVITNHLKFSDKEVKDVVAVDLITATTRTTVTECANKMRHHNIEQIPVIDVDGELTGLVRATDLIKAIKD; encoded by the coding sequence ATGCTTGTAAAAGAGGTAATGTCAGAGGATATACACTATATACAGGTTCCAGGGAACCGTTTGAACGCTCTGGAATTAATGCGAGAAAAGAATGTGTCAGGCCTGCCTGTTGTAAAATCTGGAACAAAGACACTTGTTGGATTAGTTACAAGATCAGATCTTGTAAATAACCCGGATGAAGAACAAATAGCTCTTATAATGACTAGAAATCTGGTAACAACTACTCCAGATGATGATATTAAAGATGCCGCAATCAAAATGATAGAAAACAACATAAGAAGAGTTCCAGTTGTTCATGATGGGGAATTGGTCGGTTTAGTTACTGCATTTGATTTGATACAAAAGGCATTATCTAAACTAGACATTGGAGAACCAGTTAAAGAGTATATGCTTAAAAATATTCCTACAACATGGGAAAGAACTCCTTTGAATGTAGCTTTTGAAATGATGAGATATTCTGGATTTAAAGTGCTTATCGCGTTAAATAAAGATGGAAAATTATCTGGAATACTCACAGAAACTGATTTTATAAATGAAAGTGAAGTTGTCTCTGAGAGAACAGTTCATAACACATCTGTAGGTACTGAAGGAGATAAATGGTCATGGGACAGTACAAATGTTCTTTATGTCATAACAAACCATCTTAAATTTTCTGATAAAGAGGTTAAAGATGTTGTGGCAGTTGATTTAATAACAGCCACCACAAGAACCACTGTGACAGAATGTGCCAATAAAATGAGGCATCATAATATTGAGCAGATACCAGTTATAGATGTTGATGGAGAATTAACAGGACTTGTAAGAGCTACAGATCTAATAAAAGCAATTAAGGATTAA
- a CDS encoding universal stress protein, whose product MYKKILLPTDGSEYANKAAKHAIWLARLNGAELIALNVIETSSLVGLPAEDLIVRIKEMLKEEGHKSLEKISDILKESKIEDECQKEVKLTLSTKEGSPSDIIINTVKEEGVDLIVMGTSGKHGLDRFLLGSVTENVVRSSQCPVLVVH is encoded by the coding sequence ATGTATAAAAAAATTTTACTGCCTACAGATGGTTCTGAGTATGCAAACAAGGCTGCAAAACATGCAATATGGCTTGCAAGATTAAACGGTGCAGAACTTATAGCTCTAAACGTAATTGAGACATCATCGCTTGTTGGATTACCTGCAGAGGATCTTATAGTGCGGATCAAAGAGATGCTAAAAGAAGAAGGGCATAAATCACTGGAGAAGATTTCTGACATATTAAAGGAAAGTAAAATTGAAGATGAATGTCAAAAAGAAGTTAAATTGACCCTTAGTACTAAAGAAGGCTCTCCTTCAGATATTATAATAAATACTGTGAAAGAAGAAGGTGTTGACCTTATTGTAATGGGTACTTCAGGAAAACATGGATTAGACCGATTTTTACTGGGAAGTGTGACTGAAAATGTGGTACGGTCATCACAGTGCCCTGTTTTAGTCGTGCATTAA
- a CDS encoding universal stress protein, translating into MYEKILLPTDGSENAKRAAEQAFQIGSRSGAEILVLYVVETPRFSGIRSVNKAELKKELEQDVQRVFDEYSHMLTGIIDGGKCRKDVKLDLKFKEGSPADKILKTIDEENIDLVVMGTAGRHGVNRFLLGSVAENTMRSAPCPVLVIR; encoded by the coding sequence ATGTATGAAAAAATTTTATTGCCTACAGACGGTTCTGAAAATGCAAAAAGGGCTGCAGAACAAGCTTTTCAAATAGGAAGTAGAAGCGGTGCAGAGATACTGGTTTTATATGTAGTTGAAACCCCTAGATTTAGTGGAATCAGATCAGTTAATAAAGCTGAACTAAAAAAAGAATTAGAGCAGGACGTACAAAGGGTGTTTGATGAATATTCTCATATGCTGACTGGAATTATAGATGGTGGAAAATGCCGGAAGGATGTTAAATTAGATTTGAAGTTTAAAGAAGGGTCTCCTGCAGATAAAATACTCAAAACTATAGATGAGGAAAATATAGATCTTGTGGTAATGGGTACTGCTGGAAGACATGGTGTTAATAGATTTTTGCTTGGAAGTGTAGCTGAAAACACTATGAGATCGGCACCATGTCCTGTTTTAGTAATACGTTAA
- a CDS encoding amidohydrolase family protein: protein MITIENGKVLYGEGMDAIKANVVIEDDKIIEITGGKVKGGKKIDAKGCIVAPAFINSHVHIGDSIACDVGDGKTIAEIVKPPNGLKHRILEESKPEEIINSMKRSMNDMLASGTSTFVDFREGGLEGICLLEEASEDIQIRKIVLGRDNSFFDPDVGKGEIKSITKNLLKSCDGIGLSGFGEIRDEVVALIAKICEKHGKISAIHTAEYEKLQEDSIKATGKSEVQRAVESDLNALIHVTAPVGDDLKLIGDSGSSVVSCPRSNGTLSVGIPPISDMLKHKINVLLGTDNIMFNSPNMLREMEYALKVTRGYYREYFSPAEIFKMATVNAANAFDLNTGCIKEESTADIIIVKEFSGNSILSLINRTEPKDIVGLITEGNIVYIN, encoded by the coding sequence ATGATAACAATTGAAAATGGCAAAGTACTGTATGGGGAAGGCATGGATGCCATTAAGGCAAATGTGGTAATTGAAGACGATAAAATAATTGAAATTACTGGAGGTAAAGTCAAGGGCGGTAAAAAGATCGATGCAAAGGGATGTATTGTGGCCCCTGCGTTTATTAATTCTCATGTCCATATCGGCGATTCTATAGCCTGCGATGTTGGGGATGGAAAAACTATAGCTGAAATTGTTAAACCACCAAACGGTCTTAAACATAGAATACTTGAAGAATCAAAACCTGAAGAAATCATAAATTCCATGAAGCGATCTATGAATGATATGCTTGCAAGCGGCACTTCAACTTTCGTTGATTTTAGAGAAGGAGGACTTGAAGGGATATGTTTACTAGAAGAAGCTTCTGAAGATATTCAAATACGAAAAATAGTTCTTGGAAGGGATAACTCATTTTTTGATCCTGATGTGGGAAAGGGAGAAATTAAAAGCATCACTAAGAATCTCCTTAAATCGTGTGATGGTATAGGTTTAAGTGGATTTGGCGAAATAAGGGATGAAGTGGTGGCTTTAATTGCTAAAATATGTGAAAAACATGGAAAAATCTCTGCAATACATACTGCAGAATATGAAAAACTGCAGGAGGATTCTATTAAAGCAACTGGGAAGAGTGAAGTTCAAAGGGCTGTTGAATCAGATTTAAATGCTTTAATTCATGTTACAGCTCCTGTTGGGGATGATTTAAAATTGATAGGTGACAGCGGTAGTTCTGTGGTCTCATGCCCCCGATCAAATGGAACACTTTCTGTTGGAATTCCACCAATAAGTGACATGCTTAAACATAAAATAAATGTACTTCTTGGAACAGATAATATAATGTTTAATTCCCCTAATATGTTGAGGGAAATGGAATATGCCTTGAAAGTAACTCGTGGCTATTACCGAGAATATTTTTCTCCCGCAGAAATATTTAAGATGGCGACAGTAAACGCTGCAAATGCCTTTGATTTAAATACAGGATGTATAAAAGAAGAAAGTACTGCAGATATTATCATTGTAAAAGAATTTTCAGGTAATTCAATATTATCTCTTATTAACAGAACAGAACCGAAAGATATAGTTGGTTTAATCACAGAAGGCAATATTGTATATATTAATTAA
- a CDS encoding ABC transporter ATP-binding protein → MSIIEIKELQKYYGNFQALKGITLNVEKGQILGYLGPNGAGKTTTIKLILGLIKANSGLIKVLGSDPYSNNKINLQNRTKIGFMLEFNGLFQDLTGLENLVYWGGLYNIDKKIAYSRAKDLLELVELDKWGDERVFKYSYGMTKRLALVRALIPEPELLILDEPTLGIDPESRHIIRNIIKNFASEGKSVLFSSHDLEEVRKISSHVIIIKEGKLIYSDTLDNLLKSHDESIEEIYLKLVKESNGYSIENNYSKQNENSKISEVVK, encoded by the coding sequence ATGAGTATTATAGAAATAAAAGAGTTGCAAAAATACTATGGTAATTTTCAGGCTTTGAAGGGGATTACTCTAAATGTCGAAAAAGGTCAAATTTTAGGATATTTGGGTCCAAATGGAGCTGGAAAAACAACAACAATCAAACTAATTTTAGGTTTGATCAAAGCAAATAGTGGACTAATAAAAGTATTGGGAAGTGATCCTTACTCTAACAACAAAATAAACCTGCAAAATAGAACTAAAATAGGCTTTATGCTTGAATTTAATGGTTTATTTCAAGATCTAACTGGGTTGGAAAATTTAGTTTATTGGGGTGGTTTGTATAATATTGATAAAAAAATAGCTTATAGTCGTGCCAAGGATCTACTAGAACTAGTTGAATTAGATAAATGGGGGGATGAAAGAGTATTTAAGTACTCCTACGGTATGACAAAAAGACTAGCTTTGGTAAGAGCATTAATTCCAGAACCAGAGCTATTGATATTAGATGAACCAACTTTGGGGATTGATCCAGAATCAAGGCATATTATAAGGAATATAATTAAAAATTTTGCAAGCGAAGGTAAATCTGTCCTATTTTCATCTCACGATTTAGAAGAAGTTCGGAAAATAAGCTCTCATGTAATTATAATTAAGGAAGGAAAATTAATTTACAGTGATACTTTAGATAACCTTTTAAAATCTCATGATGAATCTATTGAAGAAATATATCTAAAATTAGTGAAGGAGTCAAATGGATACTCAATTGAAAATAATTATTCTAAACAAAACGAGAATAGTAAAATTAGTGAGGTAGTCAAATGA